A window from Temnothorax longispinosus isolate EJ_2023e chromosome 1, Tlon_JGU_v1, whole genome shotgun sequence encodes these proteins:
- the LOC139813214 gene encoding uncharacterized protein, with translation MAEPTMPCTYEFSRGYGTGVAEALGNWGFSNQTCNAGQELRRLKCLFAEMDSLRSNNKPVMCVKYDRRYDPDAWYVKPSPDECKPAWTFPVKRPLITYCSTATVMKVSNLHDVGSELTHVIPGRSYVQQGVCIYSFNEFNHLKRVSKAFITYNYHINFGYTLYPKVDTPYNYIIYF, from the exons ATGGCAGAGCCGACAATGCCATGCACGTATGAGTTTTCGAGAGGCTATGGTACTGGTGTGGCAGAAGCGCTTGGAAATTGGGGCTTCTCTAATCAAACGTGCAACGCTGGCCAAGAATTACGACGTTTAAAGTGTCTCTTTGCAGAGATGGATTCTTT ACGTAGCAACAACAAACCGGTGATGTGCGTTAAATACGATCGCAGATACGATCCTGATGCGTGGTACGTTAAGCCTAGCCCTGATGAATGTAAACCGGCGTGGACATTTCCTGTAAAGAGGCCTCTGATTACTTACTGCTCAACTGCAACAGTTATGAAAGTTTCCAATCTACATGATGTCGGATCGGAATTAACGCACGTTATTCCTGGTCGTAGCTATGTTCAACAgggtgtatgtatatattctttcaatGAGTTTAATCATTTGAAGCGAGTTAGCAAGGCttttattacgtataattACCACATAAATTTTGGATATACATTGTATCCTAAAGTAGATACTccgtacaattatataatttacttttag
- the LOC139813111 gene encoding uncharacterized protein isoform X2: MEQPNSSQSQVLVVKEEIKTDVDAQAAQIADRDVKAIASVTEGGQHLSKACKLQSESELTVDSTDIHVVAASEDCMDASHSEVSAKEVDDGANNQVKPPSESREPDAEICKSEQEEIEIYDTKDEVNSNHELQHLPNEEDQSLNVITESKLIKEDKEATGSLENDCNIIRDVNQSDIIDKQDVALDESRLSKHQGQTHDSYESVEETIKEIHDEGNQNNSIVTNSELTKLVQEDTEVVVVVETLPVATDSTDNFIVTLEEKDANKECSQENVTLREKQIAESDHSNNEIDLIDYSQESDDTIIEVTEVIDAPFAEQHKEQNNTDYVDSTKCDAKSVQLIDGKIAIDESINDENTEAKATDSKTLISSGKKDKEDITIIIDEKIIITEIESTDLPQIENIHKDTIKEMTERKQDDTPACKISAVDSSMKKRSVIQDIFDDWGVENTDEDVQSTSKVHDSVEIELKSLLDETKTDQTVSSESVVTSQEKVPSANEEYDETHDIVSTTEKNKTKQSMENQKKNKARSKDAMSLNKNEKNSPVLSASRSSRSMDTRAVNATSHDTAVPKSRSRHLTSQIASPAEVTEVLKERFREKQKNVDAPRGPDIFFVKKLTQRLSSKLAGGPVNPAPKLIPLPQQTASSNPAPSSVTAQSAPANCDKKTTAENTTTEASKDGNSDNKELLAILEGDIDPDWSILKPPVLTEESKTPLTVEHSEQSNPPKLDPLVERELALKQLLELPITPSKKIPSRKKKTFRAAPSRASKDATIDAKTPLATQPKEVNIDLASENAQPNTKSVGTNLYSSSRERSGQKNQEGIRIEESRSGRKRKPTEKAREHEQTIKRQKVYRGKVPISKKQMEDKPVSSDSSIENHIAASDATNVDAVNKEKTVAKEVASKQSEDKVDPVLNKVEDSPLKRSKPSLARKGPMTKRKMVVKRLLREKMPIDKKSVQLKTKLNSPSKKTPPKAVSKPPKRIVEGPSGDVKPKKKNINEIDRLLQDEGVVNLLYDVEQPDRKRLVPITKSRAKVMDLQKVQRELKIRKKLVRNAVLRLRTPTVASDKKVSPRSKRTAIHSSDVQDKKMVEVTSPKTPTSPTEFILPAKIRNAADASIIIRRHSSSSFSSASGSPRVSIDSSEKFVEAVKSDDGTIHSLRSAKKRRDSQEEKINIAKKKKKTVQKYDIDVTSTSTSSTAATTTTAANNAIANNAEEKITVVARPGKKSEIKKVDKIGKQQENIPAIEDNVSSKVTTRSSNGAVTGKVTAKSKKEKQGMKSKVTFAKANDLNNADDSLKDELSACLAEAATALSIVNARNVATTRKSKVNTSTMKTLDADSNKTKTEMQGQFSNKEINVRRHGNLVQLILTPSSSTKIRNALTLQVMQEFREALSILKRDDECRVVLLTSTGTSFCEGLDLSTLLHTNKEERRSTAQELAHAVKDFIKSLATFNKPIVAGVQGAAVGLGVTMLPLFDLVIASDKATFCTPYGKLGQIAEGAAVFTLSHILGSAITSELLLGGRTLTASEALRAGLVTRVLWPDRFQVELLPSLRAMSDQSSQSMEATKALLRHSLRKKLDAALESETYLLIQHWCSAECQTAIKAYIDGKIQ; encoded by the exons ATGGAACAACCAAACTCGTCGCAGTCGCAAGTTCTGGTAGTCAAAGAGGAGATCAAAACGGATGTCGACGCGCAAGCAGCTCAGATCGCCGACCGAGATGTAAAAGCCATTGCTTCCGTAACAGAAGGTGGCCAACACTTGTCCAAGGCGTGCAAGCTACAGTCGGAATCTGAATTAACGGTAGACAGTACTGATATCCATGTAGTAGCTGCATCGGAAGATTGCATGGATGCAAGCCACAGCGAGGTATCTGCTAAAGAAGTTGACGACGGCGCGAATAATCAAGTGAAACCTCCCTCTGAGTCGAGGGAGCCGGACGCAGAGATTTGCAAATCAGAACAGGAAGAGATCGAGATCTACGATACAAAAGATGAGGTAAATTCGAATCACGAATTGCAACACTTGCCCAACGAGGAAGACCAAAGCCTAAATGTGATAACTGAATCTAAACTAATAAAAGAAGACAAAGAAGCAACGGGTAGTCTAGAAAATGACTGTAATATAATAAGGGACGTGAATCAATCCGATATCATAGATAAGCAGGATGTAGCGCTAGACGAGTCTAGACTTAGCAAACATCAGGGCCAGACTCATGACTCGTATGAGTCAGTTGAAGAAACAATCAAGGAAATACATGATGAAGGTAATCAGAATAACTCAATAGTAACCAATTCTGAATTGACTAAGTTAGTACAAGAGGACACAGAAGTAGTCGTAGTAGTAGAGACTCTGCCAGTTGCGACTGATTCtacagataattttattgttactcTAGAAGAGAAAGACGCTAATAAAGAATGCAGCCAGGAAAATGTTACTTTGCGGGAAAAACAAATTGCGGAATCTGACCACAGCAACAATGAAATTGATCTCATTGACTACAGCCAAGAAAGTGACGATACTATAATAGAAGTGACGGAAGTTATAGATGCTCCATTTGCCGAACAACATAAAGAGCAAAATAATACGGACTATGTGGACAGTACTAAATGCGATGCAAAATCTGTACAACTAATTGACGGGAAGATTGCAATTGACGAAAGtataaatgatgaaaataCTGAAGCAAAAGCGACTGAtagtaaaactttaattagTTCTGGGAAAAAGGATAAAGAAGATATCACTATAATCATAGATGAGAAAATCATAATTACAGAAATTGAGTCAACAGATCTGCCACAAATTGAAAATATCCATAAAGATACCATTAAGGAGATGACCGAGCGTAAACAAGATGACACACCTGCTTGTAAAATATCGGCAGTGGACTCGTCGATGAAGAAAAGAAGCGTTATTCAAGATATATTTGACGACTGGGGTGTTGAAAATACGGACGAAGATGTGCAGTCAACTTCAAAAGTGCATGATTCTGTCGAGATcgaattaaaaagtttattagaTGAGACCAAGACGGACCAGACTGTTTCGAGTGAATCAGTTGTAACTTCTCAAGAAAAAGTCCCTTCTGCAAATGAAGAATATGACGAGACACATGACATCGTAAGTACAACCGAGAAGAATAAAACGAAGCAGTCGATGgaaaatcaaaagaaaaataaagcacGTAGTAAGGACGCAATGtcattgaataaaaatgaaaagaattcTCCTGTATTATCTGCAAGCAGATCTTCACGAAGTATGGATACGCGTGCGGTTAACGCGACGTCGCACGACACCGCAGTTCCTAAAAGCCGTTCTCGGCATTTAACCAGTCAGATAGCGTCGCCGGCGGAAGTGACAGAGGTGTTGAAGGAGCGTTTCCGCGAAAAGCAGAAGAACGTAGACGCACCGCGTGGACCGGATATATTCTTTGTGAAGAAATTAACGCAAAGATTGTCTAGTAAATTGGCAGGTGGACCAGTGAATCCGGCACCAAAACTTATACCACTGCCACAGCAAACTGCTTCTTCAAATCCAGCTCCTTCTTCCGTAACTGCACAATCGGCGCCGGCTAACTGTGATAAGAAAACAACAGCGGAAAACACAACAACGGAAGCAAGTAAGGATGGTAATTCCGACAACAAGGAACTATTGGCTATTTTAGAGGGTGACATTGATCCTGACTGGTCTATCTTGAAGCCACCAGTTCTCACAGAAGAAAGCAAAACACCGTTAACCGTGGAACACTCCGAGCAAAGCAATCCACCAAAACTCGACCCGTTGGTGGAACGAGAATTGGCGTTAAAGCAGCTCCTTGAATTGCCCATAACACCGTCCAAGAAGATTCCAtcgcggaaaaagaaaacgttccGAGCAGCGCCCAGTAGAGCATCTAAAGACGCGACTATTGACGCGAAGACTCCGCTTGCTACGCAGCCAAAAGAAGTTAACATAGATTTAGCGAGTGAAAACGCGCAACCAAATACAAAGTCAGTTGGAACTAATCTATATTCTTCATCTCGCGAAAGGAGTGGTCAGAAGAATCAGGAAGGCATACGAATAGAAGAATCGAGATCAGGCAGAAAGCGCAAACCTACTGAAAAAGCGAGGGAGCATGAACAAACGATAAAACGGCAGAAGGTATACAGGGGTAAGGTTCCGATAAGTAAGAAACAAATGGAAGACAAGCCTGTATCCAGTGATAGCTCGATTGAGAATCACATTGCGGCGAGCGATGCGACGAACGTTGATGctgtaaataaagagaaaaccGTCGCGAAAGAAGTAGCGAGTAAGCAATCCGAGGATAAGGTAGATCCAGTTTTGAATAAAGTCGAAGATTCTCCCTTGAAACGATCGAAGCCTAGTCTTGCTAGAAAGGGACCGATGACCAAGAGGAAAATGGTAGTCAAGAGATTGCTGCGCGAAAAAATGCCAATTGATAAGAAGTCTGTTCAGCTGAAAACTAAGTTGAATTCGCCGTCAAAGAAGACTCCTCCGAAAGCTGTCTCGAAACCGCCAAAACGGATAGTCGAAGGTCCATCCGGTGACGTGAAACCTaagaagaagaatataaatgagatagaTAGATTGTTGCAGGACGAGGGTGTCGTCAATTTACTGTATGATGTAGAGCAGCCGGATAGAAAACGTTTGGTTCCCATTACGAAGTCACGAGCGAAGGTGATGGACTTGCAAAAGGTGCAACGTGAACTTAAAATCAGGAAAAAATTGGTTCGCAATGCTGTGCTGCGATTGCGCACGCCAACAGTCGCAAGTGACAAGAAAGTGTCACCGAGATCAAAGAGAACGGCAATTCATTCGAGTGATGTTCAAGATAAAAAGATGGTAGAAGTCACGTCGCCAAAAACTCCTACTTCACCCACGGAATTTATTCTTCCGGCAAAGATTCGGAACGCGGCCGACGCATCCATCATCATCAGGAGACACTCGTCTAGTTCATTTTCCAGTGCGTCTGGAAGTCCCAGAGTTAGCATTGACTCATCTGAGAAATTTGTAGAAGCCGTCAAGTCGGATGACGGAACAATTCATTCCTTGAGATCTGCTAAAAAGAGACGAGATTCGCAAGAAGAGAAGATTAATAttgcgaagaaaaagaagaaaacagtACAAAAGTATGATATTGATGTTACCTCTACCAGCACCAGTAGCACCGCTGCTACAACTACCACAGCTGCTAACAATGCTATTGCTAATAATgcagaagaaaaaattactgTCGTTGCGCGTCCCGGTAAGAAATCGGAAATCAAGAAAGTCGACAAGATCGGGAAACAACAGGAAAACATTCCCGCGATTGAAGACAACGTTTCGAGTAAAGTTACAACTAGATCGTCGAACGGTGCAGTAACAGGGAAAGTAACAGCAAAGAGCAAAAAGGAAAAGCAAGGTATGAAAAGCAAAGTGACTTTTGCCAAGGCAAATGATCTTAATAATGCTGATGACTCTTTGAAAGATGAATTATCTGCTTGTCTTGCTGAAGCAGCTACCGCTCTTTCAATCGTCAATGCCAGAAACGTTGCGACCACACGAAAGAGCAAAG TAAATACAAGTACCATGAAAACGTTGGACGCAGATAGTAACAAAACAAAAACTGAAATGCAAGGTCAGTTCAGCAATAAGGAAATAAATGTGCGCCGACACGGTAATCTCGTACAATTAATACTTACGCCATCCTCTTCGACGAAAATAAGAAATGCTCTCACATTGCAA GTGATGCAAGAATTCAGAGAGGCTCTGTCGATATTGAAAAGAGATGACGAATGCAGGGTAGTACTGTTAACATCTACGGGGACAAGTTTTTGTGAAGGTCTTGATCTTTCAACATTATTGCACACAAATAAGGAGGAACGACGATCTACTGCTCAGGAGTTGGCACATGCCGTCAA ggATTTCATAAAAAGTTTGGCTACTTTCAATAAACCCATAGTGGCTGGCGTACAGGGTGCTGCGGTTGGACTCGGAGTGACAATGTTACCTCTTTTCGACCTTGTTATTGCTAGTGATAAGGCGACGTTCTGTACACCTTACGGGAAATTAGGACAAATTGCCGAAGGTGCTGCAGTCTTCACCCTGTCACACATACTAGGCAGTGCAATT ACGAGCGAGCTTCTTTTGGGTGGAAGGACTCTGACAGCAAGTGAAGCGTTAAGAGCCGGTCTCGTTACTCGAGTTTTATGGCCTGATCGGTTTCAAGTAGAATTATTACCATCATTGCGGGCTATGAGTGATCAGTCGTCACAG tctATGGAAGCAACAAAGGCTTTACTACGTCACagtttgcgaaaaaaattggaCGCCGCACTTGAATCAgaaacatatttattgattCAGCATTGGTGCTCCGCAGAATGCCAGACTGCTATAAAAGCTTACATTGAtggaaaaattcaataa
- the LOC139813111 gene encoding uncharacterized protein isoform X1: MEQPNSSQSQVLVVKEEIKTDVDAQAAQIADRDVKAIASVTEGGQHLSKACKLQSESELTVDSTDIHVVAASEDCMDASHSEVSAKEVDDGANNQVKPPSESREPDAEICKSEQEEIEIYDTKDEVNSNHELQHLPNEEDQSLNVITESKLIKEDKEATGSLENDCNIIRDVNQSDIIDKQDVALDESRLSKHQGQTHDSYESVEETIKEIHDEGNQNNSIVTNSELTKLVQEDTEVVVVVETLPVATDSTDNFIVTLEEKDANKECSQENVTLREKQIAESDHSNNEIDLIDYSQESDDTIIEVTEVIDAPFAEQHKEQNNTDYVDSTKCDAKSVQLIDGKIAIDESINDENTEAKATDSKTLISSGKKDKEDITIIIDEKIIITEIESTDLPQIENIHKDTIKEMTERKQDDTPACKISAVDSSMKKRSVIQDIFDDWGVENTDEDVQSTSKVHDSVEIELKSLLDETKTDQTVSSESVVTSQEKVPSANEEYDETHDIVSTTEKNKTKQSMENQKKNKARSKDAMSLNKNEKNSPVLSASRSSRSMDTRAVNATSHDTAVPKSRSRHLTSQIASPAEVTEVLKERFREKQKNVDAPRGPDIFFVKKLTQRLSSKLAGGPVNPAPKLIPLPQQTASSNPAPSSVTAQSAPANCDKKTTAENTTTEASKDGNSDNKELLAILEGDIDPDWSILKPPVLTEESKTPLTVEHSEQSNPPKLDPLVERELALKQLLELPITPSKKIPSRKKKTFRAAPSRASKDATIDAKTPLATQPKEVNIDLASENAQPNTKSVGTNLYSSSRERSGQKNQEGIRIEESRSGRKRKPTEKAREHEQTIKRQKVYRGKVPISKKQMEDKPVSSDSSIENHIAASDATNVDAVNKEKTVAKEVASKQSEDKVDPVLNKVEDSPLKRSKPSLARKGPMTKRKMVVKRLLREKMPIDKKSVQLKTKLNSPSKKTPPKAVSKPPKRIVEGPSGDVKPKKKNINEIDRLLQDEGVVNLLYDVEQPDRKRLVPITKSRAKVMDLQKVQRELKIRKKLVRNAVLRLRTPTVASDKKVSPRSKRTAIHSSDVQDKKMVEVTSPKTPTSPTEFILPAKIRNAADASIIIRRHSSSSFSSASGSPRVSIDSSEKFVEAVKSDDGTIHSLRSAKKRRDSQEEKINIAKKKKKTVQKYDIDVTSTSTSSTAATTTTAANNAIANNAEEKITVVARPGKKSEIKKVDKIGKQQENIPAIEDNVSSKVTTRSSNGAVTGKVTAKSKKEKQGMKSKVTFAKANDLNNADDSLKDELSACLAEAATALSIVNARNVATTRKSKGKVNTSTMKTLDADSNKTKTEMQGQFSNKEINVRRHGNLVQLILTPSSSTKIRNALTLQVMQEFREALSILKRDDECRVVLLTSTGTSFCEGLDLSTLLHTNKEERRSTAQELAHAVKDFIKSLATFNKPIVAGVQGAAVGLGVTMLPLFDLVIASDKATFCTPYGKLGQIAEGAAVFTLSHILGSAITSELLLGGRTLTASEALRAGLVTRVLWPDRFQVELLPSLRAMSDQSSQSMEATKALLRHSLRKKLDAALESETYLLIQHWCSAECQTAIKAYIDGKIQ; this comes from the exons ATGGAACAACCAAACTCGTCGCAGTCGCAAGTTCTGGTAGTCAAAGAGGAGATCAAAACGGATGTCGACGCGCAAGCAGCTCAGATCGCCGACCGAGATGTAAAAGCCATTGCTTCCGTAACAGAAGGTGGCCAACACTTGTCCAAGGCGTGCAAGCTACAGTCGGAATCTGAATTAACGGTAGACAGTACTGATATCCATGTAGTAGCTGCATCGGAAGATTGCATGGATGCAAGCCACAGCGAGGTATCTGCTAAAGAAGTTGACGACGGCGCGAATAATCAAGTGAAACCTCCCTCTGAGTCGAGGGAGCCGGACGCAGAGATTTGCAAATCAGAACAGGAAGAGATCGAGATCTACGATACAAAAGATGAGGTAAATTCGAATCACGAATTGCAACACTTGCCCAACGAGGAAGACCAAAGCCTAAATGTGATAACTGAATCTAAACTAATAAAAGAAGACAAAGAAGCAACGGGTAGTCTAGAAAATGACTGTAATATAATAAGGGACGTGAATCAATCCGATATCATAGATAAGCAGGATGTAGCGCTAGACGAGTCTAGACTTAGCAAACATCAGGGCCAGACTCATGACTCGTATGAGTCAGTTGAAGAAACAATCAAGGAAATACATGATGAAGGTAATCAGAATAACTCAATAGTAACCAATTCTGAATTGACTAAGTTAGTACAAGAGGACACAGAAGTAGTCGTAGTAGTAGAGACTCTGCCAGTTGCGACTGATTCtacagataattttattgttactcTAGAAGAGAAAGACGCTAATAAAGAATGCAGCCAGGAAAATGTTACTTTGCGGGAAAAACAAATTGCGGAATCTGACCACAGCAACAATGAAATTGATCTCATTGACTACAGCCAAGAAAGTGACGATACTATAATAGAAGTGACGGAAGTTATAGATGCTCCATTTGCCGAACAACATAAAGAGCAAAATAATACGGACTATGTGGACAGTACTAAATGCGATGCAAAATCTGTACAACTAATTGACGGGAAGATTGCAATTGACGAAAGtataaatgatgaaaataCTGAAGCAAAAGCGACTGAtagtaaaactttaattagTTCTGGGAAAAAGGATAAAGAAGATATCACTATAATCATAGATGAGAAAATCATAATTACAGAAATTGAGTCAACAGATCTGCCACAAATTGAAAATATCCATAAAGATACCATTAAGGAGATGACCGAGCGTAAACAAGATGACACACCTGCTTGTAAAATATCGGCAGTGGACTCGTCGATGAAGAAAAGAAGCGTTATTCAAGATATATTTGACGACTGGGGTGTTGAAAATACGGACGAAGATGTGCAGTCAACTTCAAAAGTGCATGATTCTGTCGAGATcgaattaaaaagtttattagaTGAGACCAAGACGGACCAGACTGTTTCGAGTGAATCAGTTGTAACTTCTCAAGAAAAAGTCCCTTCTGCAAATGAAGAATATGACGAGACACATGACATCGTAAGTACAACCGAGAAGAATAAAACGAAGCAGTCGATGgaaaatcaaaagaaaaataaagcacGTAGTAAGGACGCAATGtcattgaataaaaatgaaaagaattcTCCTGTATTATCTGCAAGCAGATCTTCACGAAGTATGGATACGCGTGCGGTTAACGCGACGTCGCACGACACCGCAGTTCCTAAAAGCCGTTCTCGGCATTTAACCAGTCAGATAGCGTCGCCGGCGGAAGTGACAGAGGTGTTGAAGGAGCGTTTCCGCGAAAAGCAGAAGAACGTAGACGCACCGCGTGGACCGGATATATTCTTTGTGAAGAAATTAACGCAAAGATTGTCTAGTAAATTGGCAGGTGGACCAGTGAATCCGGCACCAAAACTTATACCACTGCCACAGCAAACTGCTTCTTCAAATCCAGCTCCTTCTTCCGTAACTGCACAATCGGCGCCGGCTAACTGTGATAAGAAAACAACAGCGGAAAACACAACAACGGAAGCAAGTAAGGATGGTAATTCCGACAACAAGGAACTATTGGCTATTTTAGAGGGTGACATTGATCCTGACTGGTCTATCTTGAAGCCACCAGTTCTCACAGAAGAAAGCAAAACACCGTTAACCGTGGAACACTCCGAGCAAAGCAATCCACCAAAACTCGACCCGTTGGTGGAACGAGAATTGGCGTTAAAGCAGCTCCTTGAATTGCCCATAACACCGTCCAAGAAGATTCCAtcgcggaaaaagaaaacgttccGAGCAGCGCCCAGTAGAGCATCTAAAGACGCGACTATTGACGCGAAGACTCCGCTTGCTACGCAGCCAAAAGAAGTTAACATAGATTTAGCGAGTGAAAACGCGCAACCAAATACAAAGTCAGTTGGAACTAATCTATATTCTTCATCTCGCGAAAGGAGTGGTCAGAAGAATCAGGAAGGCATACGAATAGAAGAATCGAGATCAGGCAGAAAGCGCAAACCTACTGAAAAAGCGAGGGAGCATGAACAAACGATAAAACGGCAGAAGGTATACAGGGGTAAGGTTCCGATAAGTAAGAAACAAATGGAAGACAAGCCTGTATCCAGTGATAGCTCGATTGAGAATCACATTGCGGCGAGCGATGCGACGAACGTTGATGctgtaaataaagagaaaaccGTCGCGAAAGAAGTAGCGAGTAAGCAATCCGAGGATAAGGTAGATCCAGTTTTGAATAAAGTCGAAGATTCTCCCTTGAAACGATCGAAGCCTAGTCTTGCTAGAAAGGGACCGATGACCAAGAGGAAAATGGTAGTCAAGAGATTGCTGCGCGAAAAAATGCCAATTGATAAGAAGTCTGTTCAGCTGAAAACTAAGTTGAATTCGCCGTCAAAGAAGACTCCTCCGAAAGCTGTCTCGAAACCGCCAAAACGGATAGTCGAAGGTCCATCCGGTGACGTGAAACCTaagaagaagaatataaatgagatagaTAGATTGTTGCAGGACGAGGGTGTCGTCAATTTACTGTATGATGTAGAGCAGCCGGATAGAAAACGTTTGGTTCCCATTACGAAGTCACGAGCGAAGGTGATGGACTTGCAAAAGGTGCAACGTGAACTTAAAATCAGGAAAAAATTGGTTCGCAATGCTGTGCTGCGATTGCGCACGCCAACAGTCGCAAGTGACAAGAAAGTGTCACCGAGATCAAAGAGAACGGCAATTCATTCGAGTGATGTTCAAGATAAAAAGATGGTAGAAGTCACGTCGCCAAAAACTCCTACTTCACCCACGGAATTTATTCTTCCGGCAAAGATTCGGAACGCGGCCGACGCATCCATCATCATCAGGAGACACTCGTCTAGTTCATTTTCCAGTGCGTCTGGAAGTCCCAGAGTTAGCATTGACTCATCTGAGAAATTTGTAGAAGCCGTCAAGTCGGATGACGGAACAATTCATTCCTTGAGATCTGCTAAAAAGAGACGAGATTCGCAAGAAGAGAAGATTAATAttgcgaagaaaaagaagaaaacagtACAAAAGTATGATATTGATGTTACCTCTACCAGCACCAGTAGCACCGCTGCTACAACTACCACAGCTGCTAACAATGCTATTGCTAATAATgcagaagaaaaaattactgTCGTTGCGCGTCCCGGTAAGAAATCGGAAATCAAGAAAGTCGACAAGATCGGGAAACAACAGGAAAACATTCCCGCGATTGAAGACAACGTTTCGAGTAAAGTTACAACTAGATCGTCGAACGGTGCAGTAACAGGGAAAGTAACAGCAAAGAGCAAAAAGGAAAAGCAAGGTATGAAAAGCAAAGTGACTTTTGCCAAGGCAAATGATCTTAATAATGCTGATGACTCTTTGAAAGATGAATTATCTGCTTGTCTTGCTGAAGCAGCTACCGCTCTTTCAATCGTCAATGCCAGAAACGTTGCGACCACACGAAAGAGCAAAGGTAAAG TAAATACAAGTACCATGAAAACGTTGGACGCAGATAGTAACAAAACAAAAACTGAAATGCAAGGTCAGTTCAGCAATAAGGAAATAAATGTGCGCCGACACGGTAATCTCGTACAATTAATACTTACGCCATCCTCTTCGACGAAAATAAGAAATGCTCTCACATTGCAA GTGATGCAAGAATTCAGAGAGGCTCTGTCGATATTGAAAAGAGATGACGAATGCAGGGTAGTACTGTTAACATCTACGGGGACAAGTTTTTGTGAAGGTCTTGATCTTTCAACATTATTGCACACAAATAAGGAGGAACGACGATCTACTGCTCAGGAGTTGGCACATGCCGTCAA ggATTTCATAAAAAGTTTGGCTACTTTCAATAAACCCATAGTGGCTGGCGTACAGGGTGCTGCGGTTGGACTCGGAGTGACAATGTTACCTCTTTTCGACCTTGTTATTGCTAGTGATAAGGCGACGTTCTGTACACCTTACGGGAAATTAGGACAAATTGCCGAAGGTGCTGCAGTCTTCACCCTGTCACACATACTAGGCAGTGCAATT ACGAGCGAGCTTCTTTTGGGTGGAAGGACTCTGACAGCAAGTGAAGCGTTAAGAGCCGGTCTCGTTACTCGAGTTTTATGGCCTGATCGGTTTCAAGTAGAATTATTACCATCATTGCGGGCTATGAGTGATCAGTCGTCACAG tctATGGAAGCAACAAAGGCTTTACTACGTCACagtttgcgaaaaaaattggaCGCCGCACTTGAATCAgaaacatatttattgattCAGCATTGGTGCTCCGCAGAATGCCAGACTGCTATAAAAGCTTACATTGAtggaaaaattcaataa
- the LOC139813197 gene encoding kappa-scoloptoxin(11)-Ss1a-like produces MFIKICFFVSLISASVSVYTTISSKANNITFKYTKGVEGESDLHNCEPYEVCNVIHDRFWMPGLTERLCHCPNGRECPWQWTKTFDNSTIFLNNRSILKFCTQLMELETCAYKQEAVVVHGEGDTNNSYIIPYNVTISCICPQTHYWKLQKYTYEEHGLVQIFRCVKKRMCESLEFCGYIRSDLYSTYYRCTCPEKHLCVFKNKTQVNVQELLYSGPAYMAYCYRY; encoded by the exons atgtttatcaaaatttgttttttcgttTCTCTGATAAGCGCGAGTGTCAGTGTGTATACGACAATCAGCAGTAAGGCTAACAATATTACGTTCAAGTACACAAAAGGA GTTGAAGGGGAAAGCGATTTACATAACTGTGAGCCGTACGAGGTATGTAATGTAATTCATGACCGATTTTGGATGCCCGGTTTAACGGAAAGACTTTGCCACTGTCCTAATGGAAGAGAATGTCCGTGGCAATGGACGAAAACCTTTGATAATTCAACTATATTCCTTAATAATAGATCCATTCTGAAG TTTTGCACACAATTAATGGAACTGGAGACATGTGCGTATAAACAAGAGGCAGTGGTAGTACACGGGGAAGGTGATACGAATAATAGCTACATAATACCGTACAATGTGACAATAAGTTGCATATGTCCGCAAACACATTACTGGAAGTTGCAAAAATACACGTACGAAGAGCACGGTCTCGTTCAAATATTCAGATGTGTTAAG AAAAGAATGTGCGAATCTCTGGAATTTTGCGGCTACATACGATCTGATCTATATTCGACCTATTACAGATGTACCTGCCCAGAAAAGCATTTATGCGTTTTTAAGAATAAGACACAGGTAAATGTACAAGAACTACTCTATTCTGGGCCTGCTTATATGGCTTATTGTTACCGTTACTAA